A genomic segment from Acuticoccus sediminis encodes:
- a CDS encoding tRNA (cytidine(34)-2'-O)-methyltransferase encodes MNVALFQPEIPQNTAAILRTLACFGAEAHIVGPAAFNLSERAQRRAGLDYAQTVPLTHHTTFEAFQSAMPGRIVLLTTGAETLLHDFAFDQSDTLLFGRESAGVPETVHAAASARVRIPLMPQARSLNLAVAVGIALMAAYLSSGAITTKGLR; translated from the coding sequence ATGAATGTCGCACTTTTTCAGCCGGAGATCCCACAGAACACTGCGGCCATCCTTCGGACGCTCGCCTGCTTCGGTGCCGAAGCCCATATCGTGGGCCCCGCGGCGTTCAACCTGTCCGAGCGCGCGCAGCGTCGCGCCGGGCTCGATTATGCGCAAACCGTCCCCCTCACGCACCATACGACCTTCGAGGCATTCCAATCGGCAATGCCCGGCCGCATCGTCCTGCTGACGACAGGCGCCGAAACTTTGCTGCATGACTTTGCGTTCGATCAAAGCGATACGCTTCTCTTCGGTCGGGAGAGCGCTGGCGTCCCGGAGACGGTGCACGCCGCGGCCAGCGCCCGCGTGCGGATCCCGCTGATGCCGCAGGCGCGGTCCCTGAACCTCGCGGTCGCCGTCGGCATCGCGCTCATGGCCGCCTATCTCTCCTCCGGCGCCATCACCACGAAAGGCCTACGATGA